A single Thiohalobacter thiocyanaticus DNA region contains:
- a CDS encoding cytochrome D1 domain-containing protein has protein sequence MSGCATPQLRGTGDLGLVIERATGSVLVVDTTAREKLARITGLGDLSHASAVFSRDARYAYVFGRDGGLTRVDILRNEIAGRTVQAGNAIGGAISQDGRWVAVSNYEPGGVRIFDARTLELVADIPAEYGNGQRSKVIGLVDAPGQRFVFSLYEAGQTWVVEFADPGNPVIHKFTGIGRLPYDALLTPDGRWYLAGLFGEDGMALLDLWDLEAGVRRILPDYGRGDEKLPVYKMPHLEGWAVAGDLAFVPAVGRHAVLVVDMNTWEQVDTIPVHGQPVFVMARPDGRQVWVNFAYPDNDRIQVIDTRERTLMATLQPGPGVLHMEFTPRGSEVWVSVRDADALVIYDTASLEERTRLEAAKPSGIFFTDRAHRVGL, from the coding sequence ATGAGCGGCTGTGCGACCCCCCAGCTGCGCGGCACCGGCGATCTGGGCCTGGTAATCGAGCGCGCCACCGGTTCGGTGCTGGTGGTGGATACCACCGCGCGTGAGAAGCTCGCGCGCATCACCGGGCTGGGCGATCTGTCGCACGCGTCGGCGGTGTTCTCGCGCGATGCCCGCTACGCCTACGTCTTCGGTCGCGACGGCGGTCTGACCCGGGTCGATATCCTCAGGAACGAGATCGCAGGCCGCACGGTCCAGGCCGGCAACGCCATCGGCGGGGCCATTTCCCAGGACGGGCGCTGGGTGGCGGTGTCCAACTACGAACCCGGCGGGGTGCGCATCTTCGACGCCCGTACCCTGGAACTGGTGGCCGACATCCCGGCCGAGTACGGCAATGGCCAACGCTCCAAGGTCATCGGCCTGGTTGACGCCCCCGGCCAGCGGTTCGTGTTCAGCCTGTACGAGGCCGGCCAGACCTGGGTGGTGGAATTCGCCGATCCCGGCAACCCCGTCATCCATAAATTCACCGGCATCGGCCGCCTGCCCTATGACGCCCTGCTCACCCCCGACGGACGCTGGTACCTTGCCGGCCTGTTCGGCGAGGACGGCATGGCGCTGCTGGACCTGTGGGACCTGGAGGCAGGCGTGCGCCGCATCCTGCCCGACTACGGCAGGGGTGACGAGAAGCTGCCGGTGTACAAAATGCCGCACCTGGAAGGCTGGGCGGTGGCCGGCGACCTGGCCTTCGTGCCCGCCGTCGGACGCCACGCGGTGCTGGTCGTCGACATGAATACCTGGGAGCAGGTCGACACCATCCCGGTGCATGGGCAGCCGGTGTTCGTCATGGCCCGCCCCGACGGGCGACAGGTCTGGGTCAATTTCGCCTACCCCGACAATGACCGCATCCAGGTCATCGACACCCGCGAGCGCACCCTCATGGCGACGCTGCAGCCCGGCCCCGGTGTGCTGCACATGGAGTTCACCCCGCGCGGCAGCGAGGTCTGGGTGTCGGTACGCGACGCCGACGCCCTGGTGATCTATGACACGGCCAGCCTGGAGGAACGCACCCGGCTGGAGGCGGCCAAACCCAGCGGCATCTTCTTTACCGACCGCGCACACAGGGTCGGTCTGTGA
- a CDS encoding c-type cytochrome — MRVPKCPWLLVLLVAAGAVQAEPGAARQAELRHLLEQDCGSCHGLTLKGGLGPALTQQAMQRLPQELYVNTILDGRPGTPMPPWRGILTEDEVRWLVEGLRSGF; from the coding sequence ATGCGAGTGCCTAAATGCCCGTGGCTGCTCGTACTGCTGGTCGCGGCGGGTGCGGTGCAGGCAGAGCCCGGTGCCGCGCGCCAGGCCGAACTGCGCCACCTGCTGGAACAGGACTGCGGTTCCTGCCACGGCCTTACCCTGAAGGGCGGTCTGGGGCCGGCGCTCACGCAACAGGCCATGCAGCGGCTGCCGCAGGAGCTCTACGTGAACACCATCCTCGACGGCCGCCCCGGCACCCCCATGCCGCCCTGGCGCGGCATCCTCACCGAAGACGAAGTGCGCTGGCTGGTGGAGGGGCTGCGGTCCGGATTCTGA
- a CDS encoding NAD-dependent succinate-semialdehyde dehydrogenase — MSFKVVNPANGTVLRVVDSWTEKQLDAALEQAAAAAPDWRALPLAERCRLLTRVGEVLRARREELARTVTGEMGKLIKEARGEVDKCAWVCDYYADNAPAFLADESIETDASRSLVAYQPLGTVLAVMPWNFPLWQVMRFAAPALAVGNTGLLKHASNVPHCAQLLEEVFLEAGVPAGVFTSLMIPSSMVARVIGDPRVHAVTLTGSEPAGKAVAAAAGQHLKKSVLELGGSDAFVILEDADLELAVDQAVASRFLNAGQSCIAAKRFIPVTAIADEFVERFRAKVEELQCGDPMDEATRLAPMARFDLRDDLHQQVVDTLAKGAVAVTGCMPQPGDGAWYQASILDRVEPGMRAYSEELFGPVAIVIRAADEADAVRIANASDFGLGGSVWTRDAARGEQVARRLECGCAFVNSLVKSDPRLPFGGVKRSGYGRELSLLGIREFVNAKTVWVR; from the coding sequence ATGAGCTTCAAGGTCGTCAATCCGGCGAATGGCACAGTGCTCAGGGTCGTGGATTCCTGGACCGAGAAGCAACTCGACGCCGCCCTGGAACAGGCCGCCGCCGCCGCACCGGACTGGCGGGCGCTGCCGCTGGCGGAGCGCTGCCGGCTGCTGACCCGGGTCGGCGAGGTGCTGCGCGCGCGCAGGGAGGAACTTGCGCGCACCGTTACCGGGGAGATGGGCAAACTGATCAAGGAGGCGCGCGGCGAGGTGGACAAGTGCGCCTGGGTCTGCGACTACTACGCCGACAACGCCCCCGCCTTCCTCGCCGACGAGTCCATCGAGACCGATGCCAGCCGCAGTCTGGTGGCGTACCAGCCGCTGGGCACGGTGCTGGCGGTCATGCCCTGGAATTTCCCCCTGTGGCAGGTGATGCGCTTCGCCGCCCCGGCGCTGGCGGTGGGCAACACCGGTCTGCTCAAGCATGCCTCCAACGTGCCGCACTGCGCCCAGTTGCTGGAGGAGGTCTTTCTGGAGGCGGGCGTACCGGCCGGGGTGTTCACCAGCCTGATGATTCCCTCCTCCATGGTCGCGCGCGTGATCGGGGACCCGCGCGTGCACGCCGTGACCCTGACCGGCAGCGAGCCGGCCGGCAAGGCGGTGGCGGCGGCCGCCGGCCAGCACCTGAAGAAGAGTGTGCTGGAACTGGGTGGCTCCGATGCCTTCGTGATCCTGGAGGATGCCGATCTGGAGCTGGCGGTGGATCAGGCCGTCGCCTCCCGCTTTCTCAATGCCGGCCAGAGTTGCATCGCCGCCAAGCGCTTCATTCCGGTAACCGCCATTGCCGATGAATTTGTGGAGCGGTTCCGGGCCAAGGTCGAGGAGTTGCAGTGCGGTGATCCCATGGACGAGGCCACCCGGCTGGCGCCCATGGCCCGCTTCGACCTGCGCGACGATCTGCATCAGCAGGTGGTCGATACCCTGGCCAAAGGGGCGGTGGCGGTGACCGGCTGCATGCCTCAGCCCGGTGACGGCGCCTGGTACCAGGCCTCCATCCTGGATCGGGTAGAGCCCGGCATGCGGGCCTACAGCGAGGAACTGTTCGGCCCGGTGGCCATCGTTATCCGGGCCGCGGACGAGGCCGATGCGGTGCGCATCGCCAATGCTTCCGACTTCGGCCTGGGCGGCAGCGTCTGGACCCGGGACGCCGCGCGCGGTGAGCAGGTGGCGCGCCGGCTCGAGTGCGGCTGCGCCTTCGTCAACAGCCTGGTCAAGAGCGACCCGAGGCTGCCCTTCGGTGGGGTGAAACGCTCCGGCTATGGTCGCGAACTGTCCTTGCTGGGCATCCGCGAGTTCGTCAACGCCAAGACCGTCTGGGTCCGCTGA
- a CDS encoding Lrp/AsnC family transcriptional regulator, protein MSESSGQYTELEQRLLNDFQQDLPLSPTPYADMAARLGVDEQTVLETLAGLQAGGAVSRVGPVFRPNSIGVSTLAALAVPPHALERVAAWVNGLPQVNHNYEREHEFNLWFVVTAADRDELDAVLDQIEAWSGCPVLDLPMLEDYFIDLGFDLNFAPQGRRQ, encoded by the coding sequence ATGAGCGAATCGAGCGGACAGTACACTGAGTTGGAGCAGCGCCTGCTGAACGATTTTCAGCAGGATCTGCCGCTGTCGCCCACGCCCTATGCCGATATGGCCGCGCGCCTGGGCGTGGACGAGCAGACCGTGCTGGAGACGCTGGCCGGACTGCAGGCTGGCGGCGCAGTCAGTCGGGTCGGCCCGGTGTTCCGGCCCAACAGTATCGGCGTGAGCACCCTGGCCGCCCTGGCCGTCCCGCCGCATGCCCTCGAGCGGGTGGCCGCCTGGGTGAATGGGCTGCCGCAGGTCAATCACAACTACGAGCGCGAGCATGAGTTCAACCTCTGGTTCGTGGTCACGGCCGCGGACCGCGACGAACTGGATGCCGTGCTCGACCAGATCGAGGCCTGGAGTGGCTGCCCGGTGCTGGACCTGCCCATGCTGGAGGATTACTTCATCGACCTGGGCTTCGACCTGAACTTCGCTCCACAGGGGAGGCGGCAATGA
- a CDS encoding sulfite exporter TauE/SafE family protein, which yields MSPLFWLIYPLTGALAGLLAGLFGLGGGLVMVPALLWIFDLQGFAPAHLMHLAVGTSLAAIVFTGTASAQAHLRRGAVDMRLAGWLTLGILLGAALGSVLAGRLEGETLRALFGGFLILVATKLALELQPGTAVTAPRPLLLLPAGGGIGALSVLLGIGGGTLTVPLLLWLGAAMTTAVGTAAACGVPIALAGTLGFVLIGRDAAGLPPASLGYVYWPAVLGLVLLSIPGARLGAVLAHRLPARRLRRLFALVLILVGVHMLS from the coding sequence TTGAGCCCGCTGTTCTGGCTGATCTACCCGCTGACCGGCGCCCTGGCCGGTCTGCTGGCCGGCCTGTTCGGCCTGGGCGGCGGACTGGTCATGGTGCCGGCGCTGCTGTGGATCTTTGACCTGCAGGGCTTTGCGCCCGCCCACCTCATGCACCTGGCCGTGGGTACCTCGCTGGCCGCCATCGTCTTCACCGGTACCGCCTCGGCCCAAGCCCATCTGCGCCGCGGGGCGGTGGATATGCGCCTGGCCGGCTGGCTGACGCTTGGCATCCTGCTCGGCGCCGCACTCGGCAGCGTTCTCGCCGGGCGGCTGGAGGGGGAGACCCTGCGCGCCCTGTTCGGCGGCTTTCTCATCCTGGTGGCAACCAAACTGGCACTGGAACTGCAGCCCGGGACAGCGGTGACGGCGCCGCGGCCGCTGCTGCTGTTGCCGGCGGGGGGCGGTATCGGTGCCCTGTCGGTACTGCTCGGGATCGGCGGCGGGACCCTCACCGTCCCCCTGCTGCTGTGGCTGGGGGCGGCCATGACCACGGCAGTGGGGACGGCGGCGGCCTGCGGCGTGCCCATCGCCCTGGCCGGTACGCTCGGCTTCGTGCTGATCGGCCGCGACGCCGCCGGGCTGCCCCCGGCGAGCCTGGGCTATGTCTACTGGCCGGCGGTGCTGGGGCTGGTGCTGCTGAGTATCCCCGGGGCGCGTCTGGGCGCGGTCCTGGCGCACCGCCTGCCCGCCCGCCGGCTGCGCCGGCTGTTCGCCCTGGTACTGATCCTGGTCGGTGTGCACATGCTGAGTTGA
- a CDS encoding transglycosylase SLT domain-containing protein — MMNKRLQLAAAILLSLPWPGAAIALSDPFTDERARFQEALHALERGNLQRFDALVASLQDYPLQPYLQDRRLRRDLARASDADIAAYLERYADTPLADRLYDDWLEHLGRTRQWSRFERFYRGDGDAELRCYHLRATRTAGERTAWLDAAMTLWRVGHSQPDACDPVFDVLYDSHRIDSDALWERIALAMGEGRLSLAAYLGKKLPAAERELVEFWRHAHRRPAAALNDARLQADDDRVRRIRLHAIQRLARSQPDSAYAALQARRDQLSGDDYHATLKYVARYAGIRRSDNAYAILKAVPGDWRDAEIEELQARIALLTRDWAALLETIEGFRHQDSRFSEWPYWQARALDALGRSEPARQQLLALSGERFFHGFLAADRLNRPYRLNHRPIEYDESDLLALLQRRPGLWRAGELHRLGRTWASRREWYHASLKLSPPELELAAALAHEWDWHDRAIWTAARAGRWDDVQIRFPLAYRDQIEQVAGQFDLDPALIFAVIRQESAFMADARSSAGALGLMQLMPATGRQTALHLRLPRPSRATLLTTSANLRLGSAYLKRMLERYHGHPALAAAAYNAGPHRVDRWLPDDGEFEPDHWIDTIPFRETRGYVRGVLAFTAVYDMRLNGEAVPLARRLARVVNVDGSSGG, encoded by the coding sequence ATGATGAATAAGCGACTGCAGCTGGCAGCGGCAATCCTGTTGTCCCTCCCGTGGCCGGGCGCCGCAATTGCCCTGTCCGACCCCTTCACCGACGAACGCGCACGCTTCCAGGAAGCATTGCACGCACTCGAGCGCGGCAACCTGCAGCGCTTCGACGCCCTGGTCGCCTCGCTGCAGGACTATCCGCTGCAGCCCTATCTGCAGGATCGGCGGCTGCGGCGTGATCTCGCCCGCGCCAGCGACGCCGATATCGCCGCCTACCTGGAACGGTACGCCGACACCCCGCTGGCCGATCGTCTGTATGACGACTGGCTGGAACACCTGGGGCGCACCCGTCAGTGGTCGCGGTTCGAACGCTTCTACCGCGGCGACGGCGATGCGGAGCTGCGCTGCTACCACCTGCGCGCCACCCGCACAGCCGGGGAACGCACGGCCTGGCTGGACGCAGCGATGACACTGTGGCGGGTCGGACACTCCCAGCCCGATGCCTGTGATCCGGTCTTCGACGTGCTCTACGATTCGCACCGCATCGACAGCGATGCCCTGTGGGAGCGCATCGCCCTGGCCATGGGCGAGGGCCGGCTCAGCCTCGCCGCCTATCTCGGGAAAAAGCTGCCCGCCGCCGAACGCGAGCTGGTCGAATTCTGGCGCCATGCCCACCGCCGCCCGGCGGCCGCCCTGAACGATGCCAGGCTGCAGGCAGACGACGACCGCGTCCGGCGCATCCGCCTGCACGCCATCCAACGCCTGGCCCGCAGCCAGCCCGATAGCGCCTACGCGGCGTTGCAGGCCCGGCGCGACCAGCTGTCCGGAGACGACTATCACGCCACCCTGAAATACGTTGCCCGCTATGCCGGCATCCGCCGCAGCGACAACGCCTACGCCATCCTCAAGGCTGTCCCCGGCGACTGGCGCGACGCCGAGATCGAGGAACTGCAGGCGCGCATCGCCCTGCTGACGCGCGACTGGGCGGCGTTGCTGGAGACCATCGAGGGCTTCCGGCACCAGGATTCACGCTTCAGCGAATGGCCCTACTGGCAGGCCCGGGCGCTGGATGCGCTGGGCCGCAGCGAACCGGCCCGACAGCAGCTGCTGGCATTGTCCGGCGAGCGGTTCTTTCATGGCTTTCTCGCCGCCGACCGGCTGAACCGCCCCTACCGGCTCAACCACCGGCCGATCGAATATGACGAGTCAGACCTGCTGGCGCTGCTGCAGCGCCGCCCCGGCCTGTGGCGGGCCGGGGAGCTCCACCGTCTGGGGCGGACCTGGGCCTCGCGGCGCGAGTGGTACCATGCCAGCCTGAAGCTGTCGCCGCCGGAACTGGAACTGGCCGCGGCCCTGGCCCACGAATGGGACTGGCACGACCGCGCCATCTGGACCGCCGCCCGGGCCGGGCGCTGGGACGATGTGCAGATCCGCTTCCCGCTGGCCTACCGCGATCAGATCGAACAGGTAGCCGGGCAGTTCGACCTCGATCCGGCCCTGATCTTTGCGGTCATCCGCCAGGAAAGCGCCTTTATGGCCGACGCCCGCTCCTCGGCCGGCGCGCTGGGACTGATGCAGCTGATGCCGGCCACCGGCCGGCAGACCGCGCTGCATCTGCGCCTGCCCAGGCCTTCGCGCGCCACGCTGCTCACAACCAGCGCCAACCTGCGCCTGGGCAGCGCCTACCTCAAGCGCATGCTGGAGCGCTACCACGGTCACCCGGCGCTGGCCGCCGCGGCTTACAACGCCGGCCCGCACCGGGTCGATCGCTGGCTGCCGGATGACGGCGAGTTCGAGCCCGACCACTGGATCGACACCATCCCGTTCCGTGAAACCCGCGGTTATGTCCGCGGCGTGCTGGCCTTCACCGCCGTCTACGACATGCGCCTGAACGGCGAGGCGGTGCCACTGGCACGGCGCCTGGCGCGGGTGGTGAATGTCGACGGAAGTTCGGGCGGCTGA
- a CDS encoding Na+/H+ antiporter subunit E — MHSRNRLIAALPRLLVFALAWWLITEGAAASWSIGVPAVVLATLISARLLPPQRLTPSGLLRFLGFFLHHSLLGAVDVARRAFQPSCPLDPAVIDYPLQLQPGPARVFMLNTVSLLPGTLSADLEADCLRVHVLDADQDNPAQLAQLEARVAALFGLTLP, encoded by the coding sequence ATGCACAGTCGTAACCGCCTGATCGCCGCCCTGCCGCGGCTGCTCGTCTTCGCCCTGGCCTGGTGGCTTATCACTGAAGGTGCCGCTGCGAGCTGGAGCATCGGCGTCCCGGCGGTCGTGCTCGCCACCCTGATCAGTGCCCGGCTGCTGCCTCCGCAGCGGCTGACGCCCTCCGGACTCCTGCGCTTCCTCGGCTTCTTTCTCCACCACTCCCTGCTCGGCGCAGTGGACGTGGCCCGGCGCGCCTTCCAGCCGTCGTGTCCGCTCGACCCGGCGGTGATCGACTATCCGCTGCAACTGCAACCCGGCCCGGCGCGGGTGTTCATGCTCAATACCGTCTCCCTGCTGCCCGGCACCCTGAGTGCGGACCTGGAAGCCGACTGCCTGCGGGTGCATGTGCTCGATGCCGACCAGGACAACCCAGCCCAGCTGGCACAGCTGGAAGCACGGGTCGCGGCCCTGTTCGGCCTGACCCTGCCATAA
- a CDS encoding nitrite reductase: protein MKQVNKHRIGLLSAAISLVLAGTPLAAAAQETEHPDTSPGELRYQGAPHAGEESRRVVTPGAPDMTETEYAHAKKIYFQRCAGCHGVLRKGATGKPLTPDITQERGTAYLKAFIDYGSPAGMPNWGTSGDLSPEEVDLMARFLQHDPPVPPEYSLADMKATWKVLVPPEKRPTKQMNDINLKNLFSVTLRDAGQVALIDGDSKEIAAVVDTGYAVHISRLSASGRYIYVIGRDAKINLIDLWMETPATVAEIKVGMEARSVETSKYKGWEDKYAVAGTYWPPQFVIMDGDTLEPKKIVSTRGVTVDTQEYHPEPRVAAIVASHQHPEFIVNVKETGKILLANYEDLDAMKITSIDAARFLHDGGWDSSMRYFMSAANKSDQIAVVDSKERELEALVDVGSIPHPGRGANFKHPKFGPVWATSHLGDESIALIGTDPEGHPDNAWKMVDSIKGQGGGSLFIKTHPKSSNLYVDTALNPDEKISQSVAVYDINNLDAGYKVLPIADWAELGEGPKRVVQPEFNYAGDEVWFSVWNGKDQTSALVVVDDKTRKLKHVIKDERLVTPTGKFNVYNTMHDVY from the coding sequence ATGAAACAGGTAAACAAACATCGGATCGGGCTGTTGTCCGCCGCCATCAGTCTGGTTCTGGCGGGGACTCCGCTGGCGGCTGCAGCCCAGGAGACTGAACACCCGGATACATCCCCGGGCGAACTGCGCTATCAGGGCGCGCCGCATGCGGGCGAAGAGTCCAGGCGGGTGGTGACCCCGGGCGCCCCCGATATGACGGAAACGGAATATGCCCATGCCAAGAAGATATATTTCCAGCGTTGCGCTGGCTGCCATGGCGTGCTGCGCAAGGGCGCGACCGGCAAACCGCTCACACCGGATATCACCCAGGAGCGCGGCACGGCCTACCTGAAGGCCTTCATCGACTACGGCTCCCCCGCAGGCATGCCCAACTGGGGCACCTCGGGCGATCTCAGCCCCGAGGAGGTCGATCTGATGGCGCGCTTTCTGCAGCACGATCCGCCGGTGCCGCCCGAGTACAGCCTGGCTGACATGAAGGCGACCTGGAAGGTCCTGGTGCCGCCGGAGAAGCGCCCGACGAAACAGATGAACGACATCAATCTGAAGAATCTGTTCTCGGTCACCCTGCGCGACGCCGGACAGGTGGCGCTGATCGACGGCGACAGCAAGGAGATTGCGGCCGTGGTCGATACCGGCTATGCCGTGCATATCTCGCGCCTGTCCGCTTCAGGTCGCTATATTTATGTTATAGGGCGTGACGCCAAGATCAATCTGATCGACCTGTGGATGGAGACGCCCGCCACCGTGGCCGAAATCAAGGTCGGCATGGAGGCGCGCTCGGTCGAGACCTCCAAGTACAAGGGCTGGGAGGACAAGTATGCCGTGGCCGGAACCTACTGGCCGCCGCAGTTCGTCATCATGGATGGGGACACCCTGGAGCCGAAGAAGATCGTCTCCACCCGCGGCGTGACGGTGGATACGCAGGAATACCATCCGGAACCGCGCGTGGCTGCCATCGTGGCCTCGCATCAACATCCCGAGTTCATCGTGAACGTCAAGGAAACCGGCAAGATCCTGCTGGCCAACTATGAAGATCTGGATGCCATGAAGATCACCAGCATCGACGCCGCCCGCTTCCTGCATGACGGCGGCTGGGATTCCAGTATGCGTTACTTCATGTCGGCGGCCAACAAGTCGGATCAGATCGCGGTGGTGGATTCCAAGGAGCGTGAACTGGAGGCCCTGGTCGATGTTGGCAGTATTCCGCACCCCGGGCGCGGCGCCAACTTCAAGCATCCGAAGTTCGGCCCGGTATGGGCGACCAGCCACCTGGGTGATGAATCCATCGCCCTGATCGGTACCGATCCGGAGGGGCATCCGGACAACGCCTGGAAGATGGTCGACTCCATCAAGGGTCAGGGCGGCGGCTCGCTGTTCATCAAGACCCATCCCAAGTCCAGCAACCTGTATGTGGACACGGCGCTGAACCCGGACGAGAAGATCAGCCAGTCGGTGGCGGTCTACGACATCAATAATCTGGATGCGGGTTACAAGGTGTTGCCGATCGCCGACTGGGCCGAGCTGGGCGAAGGGCCGAAGCGGGTGGTACAGCCGGAGTTCAACTATGCCGGCGACGAGGTGTGGTTCTCGGTCTGGAACGGCAAGGATCAGACCTCGGCCCTTGTGGTCGTCGATGACAAGACCCGCAAGCTCAAGCATGTCATCAAGGATGAGCGGCTGGTCACGCCGACTGGCAAGTTCAATGTCTACAACACCATGCATGACGTGTACTGA
- the cobA gene encoding uroporphyrinogen-III C-methyltransferase, which produces MKGEAKVYLVGAGPGDPDLLTVKALRLLQAADVLVYDRLVSREILRLVPEAATRVCVGKAPGRHTLPQEEINRILVELAAPGRCVVRLKGGDPYVFGRGSEEALHLLAHGIGFEVVPGVTAATAVAAYAGIPLTHRGLARGVRFVTGHFRDDEALDWDWDKLAEAQTTLVFYMGLGRLDAICGHLVEAGMPAATPAAVIQHGTTVRQRRVLSDLAHLPADVRQAGLASPALIVIGAVVALAESLDWFGAQLAAAVPDRMSHYASA; this is translated from the coding sequence ATGAAAGGCGAGGCAAAGGTTTATCTGGTGGGTGCGGGTCCCGGCGACCCGGATCTGCTCACGGTCAAGGCGCTGCGGCTGCTGCAGGCGGCCGACGTACTGGTCTATGACCGATTGGTTTCAAGAGAGATTCTAAGGCTGGTGCCCGAAGCCGCGACCCGCGTGTGCGTGGGCAAGGCGCCGGGCAGGCACACCCTGCCGCAGGAGGAGATCAACCGCATCCTGGTCGAGCTGGCCGCTCCCGGCCGCTGCGTGGTACGGCTCAAGGGCGGTGATCCCTATGTGTTCGGCCGCGGCAGTGAGGAGGCGCTGCATCTGCTCGCGCACGGTATCGGCTTCGAGGTGGTGCCGGGCGTGACCGCGGCCACCGCCGTCGCCGCCTACGCCGGCATCCCGCTCACGCACCGCGGCCTGGCACGCGGCGTGCGTTTCGTCACCGGGCATTTCCGCGACGACGAGGCGCTGGACTGGGACTGGGACAAGCTGGCCGAAGCGCAGACCACCCTGGTGTTCTACATGGGGCTGGGCCGGCTGGACGCCATCTGCGGCCACCTGGTGGAGGCGGGGATGCCCGCTGCGACACCCGCGGCCGTGATCCAGCACGGCACGACCGTGCGCCAGCGCCGGGTGCTGTCGGATCTCGCGCACCTGCCTGCGGACGTCCGCCAGGCCGGCCTGGCCTCGCCGGCGCTGATCGTCATCGGTGCGGTGGTGGCGCTGGCGGAAAGCCTCGACTGGTTCGGCGCCCAACTCGCCGCAGCGGTGCCCGACAGGATGAGCCATTATGCGAGTGCCTAA